A stretch of the Lineus longissimus chromosome 12, tnLinLong1.2, whole genome shotgun sequence genome encodes the following:
- the LOC135496698 gene encoding tetratricopeptide repeat protein 38-like, protein MTHLVHQNWRNCEAWKSSGLPLSTTSDEAAKMFDACLTQYVGWYNDESVDGIEGALSKMTNADPNFLMGHVMSVGLEMMATAKTTRLDTSFRQDVDAMLKLAKNNHVTEREKKHVEAVKLWSDGKMDDAAYLWEDILISYPLDMLALKFAHDTYFYNGLQYELMDSTARVLPHWKEDMPLYGYLMGMHSFGLVETNHFQEAERVAKKGLEINRHDSWSTHSVAHVFEMTGRADEGIAFMSKTVADWSPCEMLACHNFWHWAVYHVDKGEYSGALDLLDDQMIASFKKSGAMFDMIDACSMLYRLELEGVDVGLKRWEDIYEMCRPHIDDHILLFNDLHLLMACLGAKKREVAQAFMASLRQFVENESDMNQVASKKFGIAMAEAFIAYDDGDYARAVELANKVRYQLLMMGGSNAQRDVFHLFLVHAALKSDQPKHHKLARNLIMERKSARPGCKMNDRLLGKILGTHGQ, encoded by the exons ATGACCCATCTTGTGCATCAGAATTGGAGGAATTGTGAG GCCTGGAAGAGCTCAGGGCTTCCTCTTTCGACCACCAGCGATGAAGCAGCCAAGATGTTTGATGCTTGCCTCACACAG TATGTGGGATGGTATAACGATGAAAGCGTTGACGGCATCGAGGGAGCCCTTTCCAAAATGACCAACGCAGATCCAAATTTCT TGATGGGCCATGTGATGTCTGTTGGCCTCGAAATGATGGCAACTGCAAAGACAACCCGCTTGGACACCAGTTTCCGGCAAGATGTGGATGCCATGTTGAAGCTGGCCAAGAATAATCACGTGACAGAACGGGAGAAGAAACACGTAGAAGCAGTCAAGCTTTGGTCTGATGG GAAAATGGATGATGCCGCGTACCTCTGGGAAGACATCCTAATCTCGTACCCCCTAGACATGCTTGCCCTCAAATTTGCCCATGACACATATTTCTACAACGGGCTGCAGTATGAACTGATGGATTCCACTGCAAGGGTCTTGCCTCACTGGAAGGAGGACATGCCATTGTATGGTTACTTGATGGGCATGCACTCATTTGGCCTTGTTGAGACCAATCATTTTCAGGAGGCCGAAAGAGTTGCCAAGAAG GGTTTAGAGATCAACCGACACGACTCTTGGTCCACACACTCAGTTGCCCATGTGTTTGAAATGACGGGGAGAGCGGATGAAGGAATTGCATTCATGAGCAAGACCGTGGCAGACTGGAGT CCATGTGAAATGTTGGCCTGCCACAATTTCTGGCACTGGGCAGTCTATCACGTTGATAAG GGCGAGTACAGCGGGGCATTGGATCTTCTTGATGATCAGATGATAGCATCCTTCAAGAAGTCTGGGGCTATGTTTGATATGATCGATGCGTGTTCGATGCTGTACAGGCTGGAGTTGgaag GTGTTGATGTTGGCTTGAAGCGCTGGGAAGACATCTATGAAATGTGTCGCCCTCACATAGATGATCACATCCTCCTGTTCAATGACCTTCACCTGCTAATGGCGTGCCTTGGGGCGAAGAAGAGGGAGGTTGCCCAGGCTTTCATGGCGTCACTCAGACAGTTTGTGGA AAATGAAAGTGATATGAACCAGGTCGCCTCCAAGAAGTTTGGAATAGCCATGGCTGAGGCCTTCATCGCCTACGATGATGGCGACTATGCAAGGGCAGTGGAGTTGGCCAATAAGGTCCGCTACCAGTTGCTCATGATGGGAGGAAGCAATGCACAGCGGGATGTCTTCCACCTCTTCCTTGTCCACGCTGCCTTGAAATCTGACCAGCCAAAGCACCACAAGTTGGCCAG AAATCTTATAATGGAACGGAAGAGTGCAAGACCCGGATGCAAGATGAATGATCGCCTGCTTGGAAAGATTCTGGGGACGCATGGGCAATGA
- the LOC135496699 gene encoding tumor necrosis factor receptor superfamily member 11B-like — protein MSTKRRTPEISFRQRGCEIFLINTLIFLELSNFVLAWQSWPACPSAKMIRVKVDYQSSRCCHDITCRAGFEPKVCTKDDPNPSCAKCSDGTYQPKPSMLSHPQWNKCRRKTNCEVRGMKYRSFGNTSVNSICECTSGYFCDNDMCLPKGRCPVGYGRDAKTDDCLPCALGKTYSDVEHVSEPCKKVTRCSVLDLRTVKPATVQSDSICGNRTATDGGDNGGIPPLPTIKAKDEVVTIKSPENDNETGGSSDLSVDPGLGTVPILQETNESDDSTKHHQVTQSLVGWVGGT, from the exons ATGTCAACAAAAAGGAGAACACCAGAGATTTCCTTCCGGCAACGAGGATGCGAAATATTTCTGATAAACACCCTCATTTTCTTGGAACTATCAAATTTTGTCCTCGCTTGGCAATCCTGGCCAGCCTGTCCTAGTGCTAAAATGATAAGGGTCAAAGTCGACTACCAGAGTAGTCGGTGCTGTCACGACATCACTTGTCGAGCAG GCTTTGAGCCAAAGGTTTGCACGAAGGATGACCCTAACCCTTCGTGCGCGAAGTGCAGCGATGGGACCTATCAGCCCAAGCCGAGCATGTTGAGTCATCCACAATGGAACAAATGCAGGCGAAA GACCAACTGCGAAGTTAGGGGAATGAAATATCGAAGTTTTGGCAATACCAGCGTCAATTCCATTTGTGAATGTACTTCTGGGTACTtctgtgataatgatatgtgtCTACCAAAAGGTAGATGTCCTGTGGGATATGGACGCGATGCAAAAACAG ACGACTGCTTGCCATGTGCGCTCGGGAAGACTTATTCTGACGTTGAGCACGTGAGTGAACCGTGCAAGAAGGTCACAAG GTGCTCGGTTCTTGATCTTCGTACCGTGAAACCAGCCACCGTGCAGAGTGACAGTATTTGTGGAAACAGGACAGCTACTGATGGCGGTGACAATGGTGGCATCCCTCCTCTTCCGACTATTAAAGCTAAAGACGAGGTGGTGACGATCAAGTCACCAGAAAACGATAATGAGACTGGTGGCTCCAGCGATCTTTCTGTAGATCCTGGATTAGGAACTGTACCCATATTACAGGAGACCAATGAGAGTGATGACAGCACGAAACATCATCAAGTTACTCAAAGTTTAGTTGGTTGGGTCGGCGGGACATAG
- the LOC135497190 gene encoding uncharacterized protein LOC135497190, with protein sequence MSCYGVQRNTRSKVTLPYLPVKGTLKDGRHIQLVNYEDKYESETHAILKKICDDGTSYPQESMDSVEDFRAYYLSHECYCLVDSDTFEVLGAFYVKPNFPVRSSHLANAGFIVKESARGNGVGRFMCEKFLQIARDLGYLASFFNLVYTSNAASVSLWTKLGFRNIGTIPKAGNLKGIGFVDAMQFYYDLTTIPKTENI encoded by the coding sequence ATGAGTTGTTACGGTGTCCAAAGAAATACCCGCTCCAAGGTGACTCTTCCATACCTCCCTGTTAAAGGAACACTGAAGGACGGTCGTCACATCCAACTCGTCAACTATGAAGACAAATACGAATCAGAGACACATGCAATTCTGAAGAAGATTTGTGACGATGGGACCAGTTATCCGCAGGAGTCGATGGACAGTGTTGAAGACTTTCGCGCTTATTACTTAAGTCATGAGTGCTATTGTCTAGTAGACTCAGACACCTTCGAGGTCCTTGGAGCATTTTATGTCAAGCCCAATTTCCCGGTGAGGTCATCACATTTGGCTAACGCTGGGTTTATTGTGAAGGAGTCTGCAAGAGGAAATGGAGTGGGCAGATTCATGTGCGAGAAATTTCTCCAGATAGCACGTGATCTAGGCTACCTGGCGAGTTTCTTTAATCTAGTCTACACGAGTAATGCGGCATCCGTTTCCCTCTGGACCAAGTTAGGCTTCAGGAATATTGGGACAATACCAAAAGCTGGCAACCTCAAGGGAATTGGGTTTGTGGATGCAATGCAGTTCTACTATGACTTGACAACAATTcctaaaactgaaaatatttaA
- the LOC135497189 gene encoding uncharacterized protein LOC135497189, which translates to MSSKHVYKRNKNQPSSQPACEGGDMRMETSVGGEGSQLDQRQSVDLNLCGDKTDDSQMISSRTELTFVDRGISEEFHKLQKLLGLPDEVMCMKRMFEIISSILTSPWPWNLWKNRHQATAKELSTPHLHVNSEVRGHVCVPVNISIEKWFTDAAEHSKLDPEDFLIYLLLVYSQINTSILTGETSAETAPNLLHLVKYQEKSCQQKKYQDLTLSTLATEISTVTELFDSNLNAESECEGQRKDKTITKGRRTKSGTRGSKSVKQSDRLENGGKWKKGKRTKGTSKPSGRGRRTKLGLRETPVENENVMKIRGRPLTRISPGLELDGGDVIPEAEGEHGVVQVKVLKPRHKGAKQNKTLLDAGTDASGDGQWHIVTKHRDPKGLRTQKDYILHKDEAAKTVARRNIYECRLCRKKCHGWASWSNHKSQHFTNRPDIVCPTCGWITKTKSGMWAHRKRHGNIREKCPHCEYTNYVKSAIKVHIMQAHPELSEKKPRVHICDTCKHQFKTSSSLRVHVKLHKRLVRDQVCSVCDKTFYSRKLLQDHVRAVHADKRFSCEKCDKKFAKRRSLDTHFNRVHLRIKAIQCHYEDCDQLFYEKKDLKQHIIVYHTKERNYPCEWATCQKSFRTLYQRKIHMRIHTDEKPLKCPHCDYSARQRSSLTCHLKKHAPESDGDVVKMSGAPGRKKRTTVLKGETRTVTFVASIPAQSGAVVNQVHDPLLLPAPQPGVELRAQPDWGGNWTAHVQKEALNSEELPEAVPGQPSSTSHGAQPLVLTIPVHGAQPLVLPLTPAPSGEHDSTAFPGTKLGEHSGSFRTTSVKMDVESSGKPTFMKRVIDIPESDEYKTVPVVEMAGQVPNSLPYQVMMPGMTAQRPASSMMTVQVFTAEELMNMTSLPMVATKPAAGVTMMTANLAEQPKSLMTEANIAMVTSQEQPKYLSMPIFTDAEGFSILNPEIGVTAKEQNASITSQASIGVAEIPAVTSNRKPSVSLESVSTELRRSPVFTTGAGSASQADHTMGVSTSVVPSHNTQGDAGCSSLVLGALQQLHSSFQTVQLHQVVQQAMPTTTTSSLDKANLMSDEAL; encoded by the exons ATGAGCTCAAAACATG TTTACAAAAGAAATAAGAATCAACCATCAAGTCAACCAGCGTGCGAAGGTGGGGACATGAGGATGGAAACCTCCGTGGGTGGGGAGGGCAGTCAGCTTGATCAAAGACAAAGTGTGGACTTGAATCTATGTGGTGATAAAACAGATGATTCTCAGATGATTTCAAGCAGGACTGAATTGACATTTG TCGATCGAGGAATTTCAGAGGAATTCCACAAACTCCAGAAACTGCTTGGGCTTCCTGATGAAGTGATGTGTATGAAGCGGATGTTTGAAATCATCAGTTCCATCCTCACCTCACCATGGCCTTGGAACCTGTGGAAGAATAGACACCAGGCAACTGCCAAAG AGCTGAGTACGCCTCATCTCCATGTCAACTCTGAGGTCAGAGGTCACGTCTGTGTGCCTGTAAACATCTCCATTGAGAAGTGGTTCACAGATGCAGCAGAACACTCAAAGCTTGATCCTGAGGACTTCCTCATCTATCTCCTACTGGTTTATAGTCAAATCAACACTTCGATCCTAACTGG GGAGACGTCAGCAGAAACTGCTCCGAACCTCCTACATCTGGTAAAATACCAAGAGAAAAGCTGCCAACAAAAGAAGTACCAAGATCTTACATTATCAACGTTGGCGACTGAAATATCAACAGTTACTGAACTATTTGATTCAAATCTAAATGCAGAGAGTGAATGTGAGGGGCAGAGAAAGGATAAAACTATCACTAAAGGGAGGAGAACGAAATCGGGAACGAGAGGGAGCAAGAGTGTGAAACAGTCTGACAGACTGGAAAATGGAGGCAAATGGAAGAAGGGAAAAAGAACTAAGGGTACTAGTAAGCCATCTGGCAGAGGAAGGAGAACGAAATTAGGGTTGAGAGAGACACCAGTGGAGAATGagaatgttatgaaaatacgGGGACGTCCTCTGACAAGAATCTCGCCGGGTCTGGAGTTAGATGGAGGTGATGTGATTCCTGAGGCTGAAGGGGAACATGGTGTTGTTCAAGTGAAAGTACTCAAGCCAAGACACAAGGGGGCTAAACAGAATAAGACATTGCTTGATGCTGGAACTGATGCTAGTGGAGATGGGCAATGGCATATTGTCACCAAGCACAGAGATCCAAAGGGGCTACGAACCCAAAAGGATTATATCTTACACAAAGATGAGGCAGCTAAGACTGTTGCACGTAGAAACATTTACGAATGTCGGTTATGTCGGAAGAAGTGTCACGGTTGGGCAAGTTGGTCCAATCATAAAAGTCAGCATTTCACAAACCGACCAGACATTGTTTGTCCAACATGCGGCTGGATAACCAAAACAAAATCTGGCATGTGGGCACACCGGAAACGACATGGGAACATTCGAGAGAAGTGTCCTCACTGTGAATATACAAATTATGTTAAAAGTGCCATCAAAGTCCATATAATGCAGGCCCATCCAGAACTGTCTGAAAAGAAACCACGGGTTCACATCTGCGACACCTGCAAGCATCAGTTTAAGACATCTTCCAGTTTGCGTGTCCATGTGAAGTTACATAAACGGTTGGTTCGAGACCAAGTATGCAGTGTGTGTGACAAGACTTTCTACTCAAGAAAACTGTTACAGGATCATGTCCGCGCTGTCCATGCAGATAAGCGCTTCTCATGTGAGAAATGTGACAAAAAGTTTGCAAAGCGTCGATCCCTTGACACTCATTTTAACCGTGTTCATCTGAGGATTAAAGCCATCCAGTGTCATTACGAGGACTGTGATCAGCTCTTCTATGAGAAGAAGGACTTGAAGCAGCATATCATTGTCTATCACACGAAGGAGAGGAATTACCCGTGTGAATGGGCAACCTGTCAGAAGTCGTTCCGCACGCTGTATCAGCGCAAAATTCACATGAGAATTCACACGGACGAGAAACCACTCAAATGTCCACATTGTGATTACTCCGCACGACAGAGGAGTTCACTCACGTGCCATCTGAAGAAACATGCACCAGAGAGTGATGGTGATGTCGTCAAAATGTCTGGTGCTCCTGGTCGTAAAAAACGAACAACGGTTTTAAAGGGCGAAACTAGAACTGTCACTTTTGTTGCGAGCATTCCAGCGCAGTCTGGTGCAGTTGTCAATCAGGTGCACGACCCATTACTTCTTCCAGCACCTCAGCCAGGCGTGGAGCTTCGGGCTCAACCAGATTGGGGGGGAAACTGGACTGCACATGTGCAAAAGGAAGCGTTGAATTCAGAGGAATTACCAGAGGCCGTGCCAGGTCAGCCTTCCTCAACCTCTCATGGTGCTCAGCCATTAGTTTTGACAATTCCTGTTCATGGTGCTCAGCCATTAGTTTTGCCATTAACTCCTGCTCCGTCAGGAGAGCACGATTCAACTGCGTTTCCAGGCACTAAGCTTGGTGAACATTCTGGTAGCTTCAGGACAACTAGTGTGAAAATGGATGTTGAAAGCTCAGGCAAACCGACATTCATGAAGAGAGTTATAGACATACCAGAATCCGATGAATATAAAACTGTCCCAGTTGTTGAGATGGCGGGACAAGTGCCAAACAGTTTGCCTTATCAAGTCATGATGCCGGGTATGACCGCTCAACGGCCTGCATCCTCAATGATGACAGTACAAGTTTTTACTGCAGAAGAACTCATGAATATGACATCGTTGCCAATGGTTGCAACCAAGCCAGCAGCGGGTGTAACCATGATGACAGCAAACTTAGCTGAGCAACCAAAGTCTTTGATGACAGAAGCTAatattgccatggtaaccagcCAAGAACAGCCAAAATACCTTTCAATGCCAATATTTACTGATGCTGAAGGATTTTCCATTTTGAACCCGGAAATCGGAGTCACAGCCAAGGAACAAAACGCCTCCATTACATCTCAAGCCTCAATCGGTGTGGCTGAAATTCCTGCGGTCACATCGAACAGAAAACCTTCTGTTTCCTTGGAATCAGTTTCAACAGAGCTCAGACGCAGCCCTGTTTTTACCACAGGAGCAGGGTCTGCTTCTCAAGCAGACCACACGATGGGGGTGTCTACGTCAGTCGTGCCCTCCCATAATACTCAAGGTGATGCAGGCTGTTCTTCCTTGGTGCTGGGTGCTCTCCAACAGCTCCACTCTTCCTTCCAAACGGTCCAGCTACATCAGGTGGTGCAGCAGGCAATGCCCACCACTACAACCAGTTCTCTTGATAAAGCAAACCTTATGTCGGATGAAGCCCTTTAG
- the LOC135497143 gene encoding cationic amino acid transporter 4-like — protein MMTSCRSRCEDLSIKAWKSLTRTKTLEADIMKTPLKRCLSAVHLAFFGVGQMAGAGVYVLTGTVAKNRAGPATFLSYFIAGLIAFLSALCYAEFGARVPKAGSSYTYAYVTVGEFLAFVIGWNILLEHCIGAASTARAWGGSIDAISNGAVKNFTLTYIGGMNMTGLAEYQDFLALAIIIVLAIFVALGAKVSMNFNSFIAVLNMAITVLIVGVGFYNADLKNWTNKDHGGFLPFGFGGVISGAAMCFYGYVGFDGIAIAGEEAENPAKAIPIANGLAMSIVMIMYVLMSSALTLMVPYYDIDPAAAFSVAFRDLGFGWAEIVVTVGALVAITGTTLGNLYAVPRSAWAMASDGLLFDFLSYIHPTRKTPMVAILVFSILAGILAVILDLATLAEFVSLGTLMAVTVVSACVIVLRYQGIEDCQFKIKDPDADSNTFNKDAESYKDKLIELERGEDFGRLKQQFKDVPILRTFAPGKAVTLAVAIMAVLMFAIAILIIAGLQDLKNSSWWLILILIGLCFILVLTFGSILMHVQNDSFLTFQMPLVPFLPALSMFANIMLLANLSTMAWIRFGVWMAVGFVIYFGYGVHHSKENVEVAAETTAISYNSEDGVSGIAASKEEKPSYDTFGETKQD, from the exons atgatgacgtcatgtcgCAGCAGGTGCGAGGACCTCTCGATCAAGGCCTGGAAGAGCCTGACAAGGACCAAGACCTTAGAGGCCGATATCATGAAGACGCCGCTCAAACGATGCCTGTCAGCGGTCCATCTCGCCTTCTTCGGAGTTGGGCAGATGGCTGGTGCGGGAGTGTACGTCCTGACAGGGACTGTCGCCAAGAACCGGGCGGGGCCCGCAACATTCCTCTCGTACTTTATCGCCGGGTTGATCGCTTTCCTTTCCGCGTTGTGCTACGCAGAGTTTGGCGCTCGAGTTCCGAAGGCGGGGTCCTCCTACACCTACGCTTATGTCACTGTCGGAGAGTTCTTAGCGTTCGTGATCGGATGGAACATATTATTGGAACATTGCATCGGCGCGGCTAGTACTGCGCGTGCGTGGGGTGGGTCGATTGACGCGATATCCAACGGTGCAGTCAAAAACTTCACATTGACCTACATTGGTGGTATGAACATGACAGGTCTGGCAGAATACCAAGACTTCCTTGCGCTCGCAATCATCATAGTACTGGCAATATTTGTTGCTTTAGGTGCGAAAGTTAGCATGAACTTTAACAGTTTCATAGCAGTTTTGAACATGGCTATAACTGTGCTGATCGTAGGGGTGGGGTTCTATAACGCAGATTTAAAAAATTGGACCAACAAAGATCACGGCGGTTTCCTACCGTTTGGTTTTGGGGGTGTGATCAGTGGTGCGGCCATGTGCTTTTACGGGTATGTCGGGTTTGATGGGATCGCCATCGCTGGGGAGGAGGCGGAGAATCCGGCCAAGGCAATCCCTATCGCAAATGGACTCGCTATGTCCATCGTGATGATAATGTACGTGTTGATGTCATCTGCGCTAACTCTCATGGTGCCGTATTACGACATTGACCCAGCCGCAGCATTTTCCGTCGCGTTTCGCGACCTCGGTTTCGGATGGGCGGAAATAGTTGTGACAGTTGGCGCCCTTGTGGCAATTACGGGAACTACTCTTGGGAACTTGTACGCAGTGCCGCGGAGTGCTTGGGCTATGGCAAGTGACGGTTTATTGTTCGATTTCCTCTCCTACATACATCCTACCAGAAAAACACCCATGGTGGCGATCCTTGTTTTCTCCATCCTTGCTGGCATCCTGGCGGTCATACTGGACTTAGCAACCCTAGCCGAGTTCGTCTCCTTGGGTACGCTTATGGCAGTGACAGTTGTATCAGCTTGTGTCATCGTCCTACGTTACCAGGGGATCGAAGACTGTCAGTTTAAGATCAAAGACCCAGACGCCGACTCGAACACTTTCAACAAAGACGCTGAATCATACAAAGATAAGCTGATAGAGTTAGAAAGGGGAGAAGACTTTGGGAGGTTGAAACAACAGTTCAAGGATGTGCCAATCCTCAGAACATTTGCCCCTGGCAAAGCAGTGACTCTGGCAGTGGCCATCATGGCCGTCCTAAtgttcgccatcgccatcttgatAATCGCTGGATTGCAGGACCTAAAGAACTCCTCCTGGTGGCTGATACTGATACTAATCGGGTTGTGCTTTATCCTGGTGTTGACCTTTGGTTCCATCTTAATGCACGTGCAGAATGACAGTTTCCTTACATTCCAG aTGCCCCTGGTGCCGTTCCTTCCAGCCTTGAGTATGTTTGCTAACATCATGCTACTGGCTAACCTATCAACAATGGCCTGGATACGGTTTGGTGTCTGGATGGCAGTAG GATTTGTAATCTACTTCGGTTACGGTGTTCATCACAGCAAGGAGAACGTGGAGGTGGCGGCAGAAACAACAGCGATCTCCTACAATTCTGAAGACGGTGTCTCGGGCATCGCGGCGAGTAAGGAGGAGAAACCCAGTTATGATACATTTGGTGAAACAAAACAGGACTGA
- the LOC135497021 gene encoding SUZ domain-containing protein 1-like → MADDGKNENDDEILEDWEDLEDTGELDKRLEELRSTADKDETNRRTSGSGPVVEDSTRTQYQPQVKILKRQVNENGYQGAENRKVQVKSLEERQAEYAKARERILGPEYGSEESDSSPSESQSTQTQSVMQR, encoded by the exons ATGGCGGATGAtggtaaaaatgaaaatgacgaCGAAATTTTGGAGGATTGGGAAGATTTAGAAGACACAGGG gaACTTGACAAGAGGCTTGAGGAATTAAGGTCTACTGCTGATAAAGATGAGACAAACAG GAGGACTTCTGGTAGTGGGCCGGTTGTTGAGGACAGTACGAGAACACAGTATCAGCCACAAGTAAAAATATTAAAAAGACAAGTCAATGAGAATGGTTATCAAGGTGCTGA GAACAGAAAAGTACAAGTCAAATCACTTGAAGAAAGACAAGCAGAGTATGCCAAGGCGCGAGAGCGGATCTTGGGGCCTGAATATGGCAGTGAAGAAAGTGATAG TTCACCATCCGAATCCCAGTCAACCCAAACACAGTCAGTGATGCAGAGATAG